A stretch of the Mustela nigripes isolate SB6536 chromosome X, MUSNIG.SB6536, whole genome shotgun sequence genome encodes the following:
- the LOC132006859 gene encoding olfactory receptor 13H1: MAIDNTTAVFEFLLIGISNYPEWRVTFFTLVLITYLSTLLGNGLIIFLIYFDPHLHTPMYFFLTNLSFLDLCYGTASMPQALVHCFSTHPYLSYPQCLTQISVSLLLATTECLLLAVMAYDRMVAISNPLRYSMIMNGPVCVWLAATSWGASLVLTAMLVLSLKLHFCGANIINHFVCEILSLLKLACSDTSLNELMIHTTGIFTLLLPFGFVLLSYVRIAMTVLRIRSAQGRLKAFSTCSSHLTVVTIFYGATISMYMRPQSKSSPDQNKFISVFYGALTPMLNPLIYSLRNKDVRGAMRKITTKRT; the protein is encoded by the coding sequence ATGGCCATAGATAATACTACAGCAGTGTTTGAGTTTCTCCTTATTGGAATCTCTAACTATCCTGAGTGGAGAGTCACATTTTTCACATTGGTGCTGATAACTTATCTGAGTACATTGTTGGGGAATGGACTTATCATCTTTCTTATCTACTTTGACCCCCACCTCCACACTCCAatgtacttcttccttactaatcTGTCTTTCTTAGACCTTTGCTATGGAACCGCTTCTATGCCCCAGGCCTTGGTACATTGTTTCTCTACGCATCCCTACCTCTCTTACCCACAATGTTTGACCCAAATCAGTGTCTCCTTGCTCTTGGCCACAACAGAGTGTCTCTTACTGGCTGTTATGGCCTATGACCGTATGGTTGCTATCAGCAATCCCCTGCGCTATTCCATGATCATGAATGGCCCAGTGTGTGTCTGGCTGGCTGCTACCTCATGGGGAGCATCACTTGTGCTCACTGCCATGCTTGTCTTATCCCTGAAGCTTCACTTCTGTGGCGCTAACATCATTAACCATTTTGTTtgtgagattctttccctccttaAGTTGGCCTGTTCTGATACCAGCCTCAATGAGCTTATGATCCACACCACAGGTATCTTCACCCTGCTCCTACCCTTTGGATTTGTTCTTCTCTCATACGTCCGAATTGCCATGACTGTCCTAAGGATTCGCTCAGCCCAGGGTAGGCTTAAGGCCTTTTCCACCTGTAGCTCTCACTTAACTGTGGTGACAATCTTCTATGGGGCAACCATCTCCATGTATATGAGACCTCAGTCAAAGTCATCCCCTGACCAGAACaagtttatttcagtattttatggGGCTTTGACACCCATGTTGAACCCCCTGATATATAGCCTGAGGAACAAGGATGTTAGAGGGGCAATGAGAAAAATTACGACAAAAAGAACATGA